The following is a genomic window from Armatimonadota bacterium.
CGCCGACGGGATTATCCGTATGTGGCGCGAAGGGGGCTACAACTACCTCCAGGTGCTCAAGACCGTCAACTCCGTCCGCACGCCCGTCGTCGCCTTCCTCGAGATCGCCGAGCCGCCGTTCATCGAGCTGCCGCGGTACTGATGGGGCTCTTGAGCTGGTGCCGCGCGCCAGGCACGATGCGTCGACGCCGCCGAGGCAGATCGTGCCGGACGACCTCCATTCCAGGAGAATCTCGGCCCTCCCATACTGCCCGAGATGCTATGAGAGGGCGGCGGTCGGCCCCGCGCGGCGCGGTCATTGTGTGCTCCGTCGCCGACGAGGCACCTACGGTCGGGGTCTGGCGATCAAGGTCAGGAACTCGTTCCGCGTCGCCACGGAGTTGTGGAAACTCCCGAGCACCGACGACGTCGTCATCACCGAGTTCTGCTTCTCTACCCCGCGCATCATCATGCACAGATGCCGCGCTTCGATGATGACGCCGACGCCGGACGCATTGATCGAGTCCATCACGGCGCGGGCGATCTGTTCCGTGAGCCGTTCCTGAATCTGCAGCCGTCGGGCATACATGTCCACCAATCGTGCCAGCTTGCTGATGCCGAAGACCTTGCCCTGCGGAATGTACCCGATGTGGCAGCGGCCGAAGAACGGCAGCATGTGGTGCTCGCACATGCTGTACATCTCGATGTCCCGCGCGATGATCATGTTGTTCGTTTCCTGCGTGAAGATCGCGTCGTTGATCAACGCTTTCGGGTCGGCGTCGTACCCCGAGGTCAGGAAGCTGAGCGCGGCGGCGATGCGCGTGGGCGTCTTCATCAGACCCTCGCGCTCCGGATCCTCGCCGATCTCGACCAGCAGCTCTCTGACGAGTCCTCGCACTTTCTCAGCGTCCATGTTCGATGTCCTTTCTGATGATTTCCGTGTACTCCAGCAGCGCCTGCATATCGTGGTCGGCGAACGCGTCGGCAGCGTCGCAGACGCGCCGGCCGGAATTCGGCAGCACCAGTTCCGGCGCGAGCTCGCACAGCGGAACGGCGAGAAATGGGCGGCGCTCGATGTCCGGGTCCGGGATCATCAGGTCGTCCGCTTCCACCGTGAGGCCGTCATACACCAGCACGTCCAGATCTATCGTGCGCGGTGCATACTTGTCATCTCCACGGATCCGCCCCAGCTGGCCCTCGACGCGCCGCAGCACCGAGTGCTTGAGTTCGACGGGTGCGATGTCCGTCTCGACTTCGACGACGCAGTTGAGGAAATCCGGCTGCTCCGGCCGGTCGAGCGCCGCGGTGCGGTAGACCGTCGAAACGCCTATGACGCGCACGTCGCGCGCCAGCAGTCGCAGCGCTCGCCGCACGTTCTGCTCCGGGCTGATGTTCGACCCGACGCCGATGAAGACGCGCGCCATCCGCGTTACCCGTAGGCGCCGCGTCCCGCGGCGATTCGCGCGGGCCCGCCCAAGCTGCGCGTGCTCGTCTCCGGCATTTGTCATCAAGCCCGGTCGCGCGTGATCTCGACCCCGACGCTGCGCGCGAAGCGCAGGGCGGACGGTTTCTCCACCGTGACCTGCGCCCGCCGTACAGCGGGATGATGCTCCAGGCACATCTCCGCGACGCGCTCCGCCAGCCGTTCGACCAGGTAGTACTGCGAGTTCTCCACCATTGCGAGAATGCGCTTCTTGAGGGAACGATAGTCGACCGCGTCCTCGAACTGGTCGCTCCGGCCCGGCTTGCGCAGATCCGCGGACAGCACGAGGTTGATCACCACGTCCTGCTTCTCGCGCCGCTCGTCTTCATTGATCCCGAGAATGCAGCGCGCCCGGAGATCTCTGATCAGTATGCGATCCATGGGTGAGCTATCGCGCTGGAGTGGCATCTATCCCCGTGCTCCTCAACCAAGTGGCGACCCGCTGCCGGGCTCGCCCAGGTGCGCGCCGCCGTCCACGTATATCACCTGACCGGTCACGAAGCGGGACGTGACGAGAAACAGAATGGCGTCGGCGATATCCTGCGCGTCGCCGTGACGTCTGAGCGGAACGGTCTGCGCTCGGTCAACGAGGTACGCCTCGTCTTCGCCCGGCGGCGGCAGGATCAATCCCGGCGCGACGGCGTTGACCGTGATGTCCGGCGCGAATTCGAGAGCGGTCATGCGCGTCAGCATCCCGAGCATGTGCTTGCTCAGCGCGTACGCCGCGTGCGAGGTGGCGTGCGCGCCGAGGCTCGCGTCGAGGAGATTCACGATCTTGCCCTTGCCGACGCGCCGTGCGAACTCCCGGCTCAGGACCAACGGCGCCCATGCATTCACGCGGACGTTTGCGACTACCGCGTCAAAAGCCACAGTGTCGAGCGTGTCCGGCGGGAAGATGGAGGCGTTGTTTACCAGAATATCCAGGCTGCCGGCGGCCTCGCGCGCACGGGCGACGAGGGCCTCGCTGCCCTCGGCCTTCGCGAAGTCGGCCGCCATCGCCCACGCCCTGACCCCGCGCGATTCGGCTTCAGCCACGACCTCGGCCGCCGCCTCGTCCGCGCCGAGATGATGCACGACGACATGTACTCCCGCCTCGGCCAGCGCGAGCGCCGTCGCGCGCCCGATTCGCCGCTCCGCGCCGGTGATGAGAGCCGTCTTGCCTGCAATTGGTTCAGTCATCCCACCCGCCCGTTCTGGGGTACGGCACGGCCTGCCGCCAAGCCTCGCCGCCACTCCGGCTCAAACGGCTCAGGGGCCGTGCCTCCGCAGAGTCGCCGCCGATTCGCATCCCGTCCGAGCGCTGGCACGACCGGCGGTGTTACGCCAGCAGATCCACCTTCGCCGCGCAGATGAAATCGTTCTGCGACAGCCCGCCGATCTTGTGCGTCGAGAACTCTAGTCGCACCCTATCATACGAAACATGGATGTCGGGGTGGTGATCCTGCTTCTGCGCCATCCGTGCGACCTCGTTGACGAACTCCATCGCCTCCGCGAAATCGCTGAAGCGGAACTCGCGCTCGATCGCCCCTTCCCGCACGGTCCACTTCGGCACCTCCGCGGCGAGTCTCTCCGCTTCCTGCCGCGACAGCGGCTTCGTATCCGCAGAGATCGGTTCGGCGTCCTGCTCGGCCAGTGTCATGTCGTGCTCCCCGGCGATGGGCGGGTGCCTGCGCCGGTCATCGGATCGCTCCGCGCAAGTCCTCCGGCGTCATGCGCTCGCCCTTTCCAATCAACTCCCGCGCGGCATCCACCTTGTCCCACACATTGCACATCATCGCGCCGCGCACCTTGCCCTCCCGGAGGTAGTAGATGACGCCGGTGTCGTTCTCCTTCTGCCAGTCGGCCAATGTCTCCAACTTCGTGTTGACGTCCCCCACCGCCTCGTAGCCGAAGTCGAAGAGATCGGAGAAGAAGTACGGCATGTACGTGAAAGGCTCGTCCGCGCCCGCCATGTTGCGTCCGGCGTGCTGCCCCTGGTTGAGCGCATTGTCCCAGTGCTCGATGCGGACGTGCTCCCCCAGCGCCTGGTACGGGAAGAAGGCATTATCGCCCGCCGCGTAGATGTCGGGGTGCGAGGTCTGCAAGTGCTCGTTGACGACGATGCCGTTCTCGACTTCCAAGCCGGCCTGTTGCGCGAGGCCCGTCGCGGGCGAGATCCCAATGCCTACAATCAGGATGTCGGACTCGATCCGCTCGCCGCCGCGGGTGTGCGTGACGAACCGCTTGCCGCTCTTCTCGAACGACGCGGGCGCGTCACCTGCGAGCACGAGAATCCCCCGGCTGCGGTAATCATCCTGGAGCGCGCGGCCGAGAGACTCCGGGAACACGCGCTGAACCAGGTACGGCTCGGGAAACACCATCGTCACTTCGACCTTGCTCAAGTTCAGCGCCGCCGCCATCTCTGAACCGATGAACCCGCCGCCGATTACGACCGCTGTCTTGCCCTCTCCCGCCTCGCTCCTGACCCGCATGTAGTCGTCGAGGTAACGATAATGGCAGATTCCCTCGAGATGCCCGCCGGGAATGTCGAGCCTGCGCGGGGCGCCGCCGGTGGCCAGGAGCAGCTTGTCGAAGCGGTACGCGTCGCCCCTGCCGTCGGTCACGGTCTTGCGCTCGACATCGACACCGACGATTTCCATGCCCATCGCCACGTCCACA
Proteins encoded in this region:
- the folE gene encoding GTP cyclohydrolase I FolE; its protein translation is MDAEKVRGLVRELLVEIGEDPEREGLMKTPTRIAAALSFLTSGYDADPKALINDAIFTQETNNMIIARDIEMYSMCEHHMLPFFGRCHIGYIPQGKVFGISKLARLVDMYARRLQIQERLTEQIARAVMDSINASGVGVIIEARHLCMMMRGVEKQNSVMTTSSVLGSFHNSVATRNEFLTLIARPRP
- a CDS encoding SDR family oxidoreductase codes for the protein MTEPIAGKTALITGAERRIGRATALALAEAGVHVVVHHLGADEAAAEVVAEAESRGVRAWAMAADFAKAEGSEALVARAREAAGSLDILVNNASIFPPDTLDTVAFDAVVANVRVNAWAPLVLSREFARRVGKGKIVNLLDASLGAHATSHAAYALSKHMLGMLTRMTALEFAPDITVNAVAPGLILPPPGEDEAYLVDRAQTVPLRRHGDAQDIADAILFLVTSRFVTGQVIYVDGGAHLGEPGSGSPLG
- the folB gene encoding dihydroneopterin aldolase; this encodes MPLQRDSSPMDRILIRDLRARCILGINEDERREKQDVVINLVLSADLRKPGRSDQFEDAVDYRSLKKRILAMVENSQYYLVERLAERVAEMCLEHHPAVRRAQVTVEKPSALRFARSVGVEITRDRA
- the folK gene encoding 2-amino-4-hydroxy-6-hydroxymethyldihydropteridine diphosphokinase is translated as MARVFIGVGSNISPEQNVRRALRLLARDVRVIGVSTVYRTAALDRPEQPDFLNCVVEVETDIAPVELKHSVLRRVEGQLGRIRGDDKYAPRTIDLDVLVYDGLTVEADDLMIPDPDIERRPFLAVPLCELAPELVLPNSGRRVCDAADAFADHDMQALLEYTEIIRKDIEHGR
- a CDS encoding FAD-dependent oxidoreductase, producing the protein MAEQAYRYIIVGGGLAGASAIDGIRGADADGSILLIGAEKHLPYDRPPLSKKLWFGKKKVEDVFLHDQDFYTNQHVDVAMGMEIVGVDVERKTVTDGRGDAYRFDKLLLATGGAPRRLDIPGGHLEGICHYRYLDDYMRVRSEAGEGKTAVVIGGGFIGSEMAAALNLSKVEVTMVFPEPYLVQRVFPESLGRALQDDYRSRGILVLAGDAPASFEKSGKRFVTHTRGGERIESDILIVGIGISPATGLAQQAGLEVENGIVVNEHLQTSHPDIYAAGDNAFFPYQALGEHVRIEHWDNALNQGQHAGRNMAGADEPFTYMPYFFSDLFDFGYEAVGDVNTKLETLADWQKENDTGVIYYLREGKVRGAMMCNVWDKVDAARELIGKGERMTPEDLRGAIR
- a CDS encoding 4a-hydroxytetrahydrobiopterin dehydratase → MTLAEQDAEPISADTKPLSRQEAERLAAEVPKWTVREGAIEREFRFSDFAEAMEFVNEVARMAQKQDHHPDIHVSYDRVRLEFSTHKIGGLSQNDFICAAKVDLLA